In Candidatus Binatia bacterium, the sequence CGTTGAAGACCAGATACGCCGGGATCCCGCGCTCAGCTGCAATCGTTTTCCGGAGGGCCCTCAGCGCAACAAAGCGTGCTTCGGCTGCAGGGTCGAGGCCTGTGGTCACGCCGAGTCTGGGACCCTTTCGACGGCGATTGCGGGCTTCTTCAATTCGATCGATCCCCAGGCATCGGTCACAGGACTCGCCGCAATTCTCGATGGTTTCTCCGAAATGGCCAACGATTGCCCGATGTCGGCACTCTTCGCGCTCCACGAGGCGAAGCATATGGCGGACTTTTCTTTTCTGGCGGTCGGCGGTCTCGGCATCGAGTTCCTGAAGCATATATTCAGCGCTTTTTACGTCGCTCCAGCCATAAAAAATAAAGCAATCGCTCGGGGCGCCATCGCGGCCAGCTCGTCCGATCTCCTGGTAATAGGCTTCAACGGAACGGGGCATGTCGCGGTGAATGACAAATCGAATATTTGGTTTGTCGATGCCCATTCCGAAAGCAACTGTGGCGACGACTACGTCGACTTCGTCCCGGCGGAAGGCATCCTGAACACGGTTCCGTGTCTCGATTTCCATGCCCGCATGGTAGGGCAGCGCGCGGATGCCCTTGCGCTCAAGAAATGTCGTCAGTGACTCCACCGATTTTCGAGTCTGGCAGTAAACGATGCCACTCTCGTCGGGTCTTTCCCGGACCAGTGCGAGAATCGCATCGCGGACTTTGAGATTGGGTCCTTTGGGCTTGCCGTGCAAGCTCAAGTTGGGTCGAAAGAAGGAGCCGCGGACCTCGAGTGGTGCGCGCATGCCGAGCTGCTCGCCGATGTCGTGGATGACATCTTGTGTCGCGGTAGCCGTCAGTGCGAGCACGGGAATTCCTCCAAAGCGACTTTTGAGTCCGGCAAGATTTCGGTAGGCCGGACGGAAATCGTGGCCCCATTGGCTGATGCAATGAGCTTCGTCGACCGCCACGAGCCGAATATCCGCACGGGTCAGGACATCCCCGAGCCAGGCATCGATGCCTTCGGGCGCGGCGTAGACCAATTCGTAGGACCCCGCGATCAAGTTGCGGACGCGGTCGCTTCTTTCCGATGAGTCGAGGCTGGAATTAAGATAAGTGGCTCGGACGCCCACCGAGGTAAGTGCGTCTACCTGATCCTTCATCAGCGCGATCAGCGGCGAAATGACCAGGGTTGTACCGCCAAGAAGCCGCGCCGGGATCTGGTAGGTCAGCGACTTGCCGGCGCCGGTCGGCATCACGCCGATACAGTCGCTGCCCGAAAGGACGCCGGCGATGAGGGGCTCCTGCCCGGCACGGAACTCGCTATAACCAAAGGTTTCGGCAAGCACCGCTCTGGCCGGCGCGCCGGCGCCTGCCTCCGGGCCGATTCGGCGGGGTTGTTTGAGCGCAGTGGCGACGACCTTCAGTCGTGAAATGAGCTCTGTCGGGAAAGTTTCCTTGTTCGTGGACCAGAGGCTGCGCAGCCGAGCGAGTAACGATTGGCAGGCACTTCGGCCCTGAACATCGGTGTCGTCGAGGTTCGCGACGCGTGTCTCGAGTTCCTCGACGAGGACGTGGAGTTGATTGATGTCGAGACCGGTGGCGGGAATTGCAGACATGCGGAGTCACAGGTTCGAGGATCGCGAGGGTATGTGCAACCCCGATGGATCTCGGGATCGGCCGATGGAGCGCTTTCTGTTAGCAATAGGGTCATGTCGGAGGCAAAAACGCGTTTGGATTTGGCTTTGCGGCATCGCGTGGAAGCGAATCTGGCGAGATTCGACCGTCGACGTCTCGCTGATCCGGGTCTGCGTCGTGCCGCGGTTGCGGTCGTTCTGGTGGCGGGTGACGCTGGAGAGCCAGCGTTTATTTTGACGCGTCGCGCGTCGGGGTTGTCCGACCATCCCGGCCAATTCGCATTGCCCGGCGGCCGAATCGAGCCCGGGGAGACTCCCGCAGAAGCCGCGTGCCGCGAGACCGCCGAGGAAGTCGGTCTGGTTTTGGATCGCAGCGCCTTGCTCGGGCGCCTGGACGATTACCGGACGCGTTCGGGATTTATTGTAACGCCGTTTGTGGCCTGGGGAGGGCCGGCTCCGGATCTAAAGGGTAATCCGGATGAGGTTGCCATCGTGTATCGGGTTCCGTTGTCGGACCTGGACCAAAAATCGATTCCGGTCCTGCGCAGGATACCCGAGAGCGAACGACCGGTCTTGTCGCTTCCTTTGTGTGCAACGCAGGTGCACGCGCCCACCGCGGCCTTTATTTTTCAATTCCGTGAAGTCGCATTGCGAGGCGTATCGATGCGTGTGGATCGATTCGAGGAGCCAGTATGGGCCTGGAAGTAGGACCCGTGCTTGGGGAAGGTTGGAGTTGATGCGTTTATTTAGCTTTCTCTATCGATGGGCGAGACGTTTTTACGAGGACGGTTGTCTGCTCCACGCGTCGGCATTGGCGTATACAACGATGCTATCGATCGTGCCGGTGCTGGCGCTGATGTTTGCGGCCCTGAAAGGACTCGGCGTGGAGTCCCATCTCGAAGATCTGCTCTTGCAGCGGCTGTCCTTGAGTCAGGAAGTTGCCACCCAGATTACGGAATTTGTTTCCCGAGCGAACGTGGGAACTCTAGGCACAATGGGTGCCATAGCCTTGTTCGGCTCGGTGCTTTCGGTGCTCGGCAGTGTCGAGTCGAGTTTCAACTATATTTGGCGAGTCCGGGCGGGCCGGCCCTTGCTCCGCAAGATCACGGATTACGTCTCGGTGATTATTCTGGCGCCATTTCTGATGGTGGCAGCAACCGGAGTGACTTCCTTCGTGCTGCAACAAGAACTCATGCACGAGGCCTTGGCCCGTCCGGTCCTCGGGGAGGCCTGGCGTAGCCTTCTTCCACTGGTGCCCTATCTTTGTAACGTCATTGCCATCGGGTTCCTTTATGTGGTCATGCCGAACCGGCGGCCTCAGCCTCGAGCGCTATTATTTTCGGCACTCTTTGCCGGGATTGCCTGGCAGTTGGTGCAAATCGGTTACGTGCGACTGCAGGTCGGTGTCGCGAGCTATAACGCGATCTACGGTGCCCTGGCGCAATTGCCGGTGACCTTGGTCTGGATGTACGTCAGCTGGGCAATCGTGCTCGCCGGGGCGGAACTCGCGGCCTGCCTGGAGTTGGGCGGCGCGGAAGGTGCGGGCCGACGTGTCAGCCGGCGACCACTGGCCTTGGCATTCCTTGTAGAGGCGGCCCGAAGGCTCCGATCGGGTGAGGGTCCGACAGATCCCGCCGAGGTCAGCCGCCAATTGGGTGTCGATCGGGTCGATGTCTGCGAGGCAGTCGAGGCTATGGAGGACGTTGGTCTGGTGCTGCCTGTCGAGGGCGCCAACGGTCGCTACCTCCTGGCACGTGACCCGGCCTCCATTTCACTGGCCGAGGTCTTCACAGTGTTTGCAGGGGATGGCTTGCCACTATTCCTTGATGGAGCCGTCGCAGGTGAGTTGGCTCGGGAGGCCACCGTCAACGAATCGGAGCTGCGGACGCATTCACTGGCGGATTTAGTGAAGCCTGACATCGAAAGTTGATGGCCTGGCTTCAGCTGATTTTTTCCTTACCGAACGATTCAGAGTCCGAGAATCTTGTCATAGCGAGCGAGTCGGGTCGCATCACCGCTGAGAATGCGCTTGGCGTTGAACTCGACCTCCAGCATCTTGCGATTGATATAGGCCTCGGCCAAGGCACCTTTTTCCTCGGACGCATCAGCTTGGAAGAGGAGCTCGGTGCCGACCATGACCGAAATGATCATGTCGCAGATCCGTTTGGAGTTCAGCATCGCGTAGGAAATGTCTTCGAGCATCGTCGGTAGCGCGTTGCCGATGTCGGCAATGCCCTGGTTAAGCTGGGCCACTTGCTCCGGATGATTTTTGCGCAGGGATTTCAGGTCCTGCACGAGGCTGGCGAGTGCCGGGTCCAGAGCACCCTTGCCCATTTCCTTGAGCGCGAAGCTGGCTTGAATCTCCGATGTGCCTTCGTAGATCGTCGTGATGATCGAGTCCACGTGGTAGTGCGCGGCTGATGACTCTGCCATGAAGCCACTGCCCCCATGGATCTGAATACCCCGCCGGGAAACGTCATTGGCGACCTCAGTCGCGAGATATTTGCAGAGGGGAGTCAGGAAGCGAAGTAACTGCTGTCCGGACTCGAGTTCCGCTTGCAGGGTCACACGGTCGGTTTCATAGTCCTCGCGGTCAGATGCGAGGTATATTTCGGTTGCCTCCATCCGATCGGAAAGGGCGGCTGTTCGATAAAGCAGGGCGCGCGCGGCCTCGATTTCCATGGCCATCTGCGACAGCATGGATTTGATCAGAGGTTGCTGAATGATCGGAATACCGAATTGAACGCGGTCGGCCGCGTGAGCGCGCGCCTGGCGGTAGGCGGCCTCGGCGATGCCGAGACCCTGTGCCGCAACTCCGAGGCGTGCGGCATTCATCAAATCGAGCATCGCCCGGAAGCCGTTGCCGCGTTCGCCGAGCAGGAAGGCTTCCGCGTGATCGAATTCGACGGCGCAAGTGGGTGAACCGTGCAAACCCATCTTTTCTTCCACGCGAGAGACGCTGACTGTGTTTTTGCTTCCGTCGGGCAGGGTGACCGGGCAGAGCATCAGGTTCAGGCCGTTGGTGGTGCCCTTTGACTGGGCGTACGTTTCCGCATCGCGTGCGAGAACCAGATGGACTTCCGCCCCTCCGTTCGTGATGTAAATTTTGCCGCCATCAATAAACCAACGTCCGTCGGTCAATTCGGCTTTCGTCGAGATGCTGCCCAGATCGGAACCTGCCTGCGGCTCGGTCAGATCCATGCACCCTGCGATCTCTCCCGACGCAAATTTCGGGAGGTAGCGCTGTTTGATTTCCTCGCTGCCGTATTTCTGGATGTCCGACGCCGCGCCAGCCGAGAGCCCGACGATCGTCATCAGGCTTGTGTCGGCTCTCGAGAGCATTTCCAGGTAGAAAATATTCAGGAGGTTCGGGAGGCCATAGCCGCCATATTCCGGCTTGAGCATCATGCAGGTCAGACCGGCATCTCGGAGCCGGTTGTACCCGGCCACGATATGCGCAGGTTTCTGAACATCTCCGTCTTTCAATACGACTTCATCGTGCCATGCCGGCTTCGAGTCGGTCTCGATATCTTCGCAAATATCACCGAGGGAGGAGAGAACAGTTTTGTAAGTTTCGAGTTCCTCGCCGAGATCGACCGCCTCGGGTGATTTCAGACGGAAGAATCCCTCCCAGTCGACGCGTTTTTCGAGGAATATTGAGATGTCTTTGTGGAAAAATTCAGAACTCATAATAGTTATCTCCTGTCAGCCTCTCAAGACTACCACGCCCGGCCGGTGTGGCCACCCTCGGGATTACGTTCCGGGCTCATTTTCTGTGGGCAAAAAGTCGAGGCACTTCCGGGTTGCTCCGGGCGCGCTGTTGCCGTACCCAACGGTCGGTGAAGTGGTGTTCTGCGTTATCGACTGACGAGAATCTTGTCAGCGCCACACGTTCGGTGGTCGACGAGGTCCATGCGGGTATGGGCTCTCTTGAGCCGAATCTCGTGTTGATCTTCGTGTCCGAACAGCACGATTCGCACTACCGAGAGGTCGCGGCGCTGGTTGGCGGCGAGTTTCCCGCAGCTCTGATCGTGGGCTGCACGGCAGGGGGCGTGATCGGCGGGGGGCAAGAAAAGGAATCTACCTGCGCACTTTCGCTGACCGCGGCTTCGTTGCCCGGCGTGACGTTGCGTCCCTTTCATATCGATGCCGAGGAACTGCCCGAGGCGGAGCGAGCGCCCGCGTTTTGGGAGGGCCGCTTCGGTTCTCCTCCCGATGAGACACCTTGCTTCCTTTTGTTTTCCGACCCGTATTCGATGAATATCGAGCGTCTGGTCGAGGGACTGGAGGCCGCCTATCCGGGCGTGCCTGCCATCGGGGGGATCGCCAGTGGTGGTCGTGCCCCCGGCGAAAATCTTCTCTATATCGGTAGTGATGTTCACCGCAGCGGGGCTGTGGGGATCGGTTTCTCGGGGAATATTACTCTCGAGACTGTGGTCTCTCAGGGTTGTCGACCGGTCGGCCTGCCGATGTTTGTCACTCGTTCGCGCGAAAATATATTGTTCGAACTCGATGGCCGGCCGGCTCTGCACGTTGCCGAGGAAGTCGTCGAGGGACTTGACGCGGGCGATCAAGCTGCCGCGAAGGGATCGTTGCTTCTGGGACTCGGGATGGGCGATGGGCAAGGACCTTTTAACAGAGGCGATTTTCTTGTGCGCAACCTTGTCGGTCGCGATGAGCCGTCTGGCGCTCTCGTTGTGGGCGCGATGCTGAGCGACAAGCAGGTCGTCCAGTTTCATTTGCGTGACGCCGGCGCGGCCAGAGAGGACCTGGCGGAGCGACTCGGGCGCGTAGGTTCGGATTTCTCGGGAGCCTTGCTCTTCTCCTGCTTGAGCCGTGGCGCCGGACTGTATGGGGTCTCGGATCATGATTCCGATCAGGTCCGCGCGCACTGCGGTGCGATCCCGGTTGCGGGATTTTTTGCCAACGGGGAAATCGGTCCGGTGGGTGGAGAAACCTTCGTGCACGGCTACACGAGTGTCATCGGTCTGTTTCGCAGCCGCGATGAGGCAACAATCTAATCCAGATAACCAAGCGCACGGAGGGACTCCTCCATCCGCTGCGGGATGCCCTGCGTTTCGCTGGTGCCGTTCGGGTTGCCTGCGCTCGCCTCGGCGAGCGCGGCCCGGATCGCCGAGCTTTCTCGTTTGTGGTCGTCGAGGACCTTCTGACGATCGGCGGGCAAGCTGGGGCTCTTGATCGTATGCCACTCGAACGGGTCGGTCTTTAATTCGTAATTTCGAGTTTCAGCGCGTGTGGATGTGGACTTCCATTCGCGGTTGCGGGCTCCGATTGCATCATTTTGATACCATGCAAAAAATACATCCCGGTCATCTGGAATGGGTGTCCCGGACATCGCAGAGCGCAGGCTTTCGCCTTGGCCCTGGGCGAGTTCCGGAAGGTTCAGAAGGTCAAGAAGGGTCGGGGCGACATCGGTCAGGCTGACGCTTCCGGGTATACGGACATCCGCAGGCACCCCCGGCCCGCGCAGGATCAGCGGGATCCTGAGTTGCTCATCGTGGTGCGCAAATCCGTGGCCGGGCAGACTATGTTCGCCGAAGGATTCGCCGTGGTCCGATAGGAGTACGATGAGCGTATTGTCCATCAGTCCCGTCTCCTCGAGGACGGTGAGAAGTCCATCCACCAAAGAGTCGGCCTCGCGAATGGTTCGATCATATCGATCGACATTTTTATGTTGGACGTCGGGCACGTAGGGCGGCGGCCCTCCCTCCGCCCAATGGTTGTCGCCGCGGAACATCGCGTCGAATTCAGGGCTCGAGTCGTAAGGATCATGCGTCTGGTAAGTGTGCAGGAAAAGAAAGAATTGTTGCTCGCGATTTTCTCGCAGATAGGAAGCTGCATTCGCAAAGCTGGTCGGGCCGAGTTTTTCTTGCACCACCGACCGCTCGGTAAATGCGTCGAAGCCGCGCCAGAAACCAAACAACCCCGAGATCAAGGCATTCTCGGTAATCGCGTCTGTTTGGTAGCCGGCATCTCGCAGGTTTTCTGCGAGGGTGGTGATCGAACTCCCCGGACTCAAACGGCCGCGGGTGGGTTGGGCCTCGGGGTAGAGGCCTGTGAACAGGGACAGGTGGGAGACATCCGTTTGCGGAAACGTACTGAAGGCTTCGAGGAAGGTGGTTCCCTCGGCGATCAGTCGTGTGTCGATGGTGGGTGTGGTTTGGCGGGGATAGCCGTATCCCGACATATGATCCGCGCGCAGCGTGTCCAGAGAGACCATCAGAAGGTTTGGCCGCACGGATGGACCGGGCGTTTTCACAAGGATCTCCGGCCATGCCCAGATCCCTTTTGTCGAGGGTTCCCCCTGCAGCGAGCGCACTTCCAACCGGAGTCGACAGTTGAGTCCGCCTTTGGAAATCCCGACGCGTGCTTGCTCCCAGGAATCACCCGAGCCGTCGATACGTTGCTCCGTGTCGAGGATGAGCATGGACGCTCGTCCGTCGCAGTTCAAGCTGGCCTGGTATCGGAGCTGCGGCCTGGCGTGGCCGGCAGCCGGTTTTGTCGATCCGAAAAAGAGCCGAATCTCCGACCCGTTTGGTAGGGGGAAGCTCTCGCTTTCTTGCACGCTCGGGCTTGGTTGCGTCAAGAATACCCGAGCGTTGACGAATCCTGTGACCTCGGCCCCACGCTCGTCGCGAATGGAGATCGTGT encodes:
- a CDS encoding ATP-dependent DNA helicase: MSAIPATGLDINQLHVLVEELETRVANLDDTDVQGRSACQSLLARLRSLWSTNKETFPTELISRLKVVATALKQPRRIGPEAGAGAPARAVLAETFGYSEFRAGQEPLIAGVLSGSDCIGVMPTGAGKSLTYQIPARLLGGTTLVISPLIALMKDQVDALTSVGVRATYLNSSLDSSERSDRVRNLIAGSYELVYAAPEGIDAWLGDVLTRADIRLVAVDEAHCISQWGHDFRPAYRNLAGLKSRFGGIPVLALTATATQDVIHDIGEQLGMRAPLEVRGSFFRPNLSLHGKPKGPNLKVRDAILALVRERPDESGIVYCQTRKSVESLTTFLERKGIRALPYHAGMEIETRNRVQDAFRRDEVDVVVATVAFGMGIDKPNIRFVIHRDMPRSVEAYYQEIGRAGRDGAPSDCFIFYGWSDVKSAEYMLQELDAETADRQKRKVRHMLRLVEREECRHRAIVGHFGETIENCGESCDRCLGIDRIEEARNRRRKGPRLGVTTGLDPAAEARFVALRALRKTIAAERGIPAYLVFNDATLQSMAIENPESEVALAEIAGVGPKKLADYGPAFLRELGELKNSESPLVSVDERGKDS
- a CDS encoding CoA pyrophosphatase, with protein sequence MSEAKTRLDLALRHRVEANLARFDRRRLADPGLRRAAVAVVLVAGDAGEPAFILTRRASGLSDHPGQFALPGGRIEPGETPAEAACRETAEEVGLVLDRSALLGRLDDYRTRSGFIVTPFVAWGGPAPDLKGNPDEVAIVYRVPLSDLDQKSIPVLRRIPESERPVLSLPLCATQVHAPTAAFIFQFREVALRGVSMRVDRFEEPVWAWK
- a CDS encoding YhjD/YihY/BrkB family envelope integrity protein, giving the protein MRLFSFLYRWARRFYEDGCLLHASALAYTTMLSIVPVLALMFAALKGLGVESHLEDLLLQRLSLSQEVATQITEFVSRANVGTLGTMGAIALFGSVLSVLGSVESSFNYIWRVRAGRPLLRKITDYVSVIILAPFLMVAATGVTSFVLQQELMHEALARPVLGEAWRSLLPLVPYLCNVIAIGFLYVVMPNRRPQPRALLFSALFAGIAWQLVQIGYVRLQVGVASYNAIYGALAQLPVTLVWMYVSWAIVLAGAELAACLELGGAEGAGRRVSRRPLALAFLVEAARRLRSGEGPTDPAEVSRQLGVDRVDVCEAVEAMEDVGLVLPVEGANGRYLLARDPASISLAEVFTVFAGDGLPLFLDGAVAGELAREATVNESELRTHSLADLVKPDIES
- a CDS encoding acyl-CoA dehydrogenase family protein; this encodes MSSEFFHKDISIFLEKRVDWEGFFRLKSPEAVDLGEELETYKTVLSSLGDICEDIETDSKPAWHDEVVLKDGDVQKPAHIVAGYNRLRDAGLTCMMLKPEYGGYGLPNLLNIFYLEMLSRADTSLMTIVGLSAGAASDIQKYGSEEIKQRYLPKFASGEIAGCMDLTEPQAGSDLGSISTKAELTDGRWFIDGGKIYITNGGAEVHLVLARDAETYAQSKGTTNGLNLMLCPVTLPDGSKNTVSVSRVEEKMGLHGSPTCAVEFDHAEAFLLGERGNGFRAMLDLMNAARLGVAAQGLGIAEAAYRQARAHAADRVQFGIPIIQQPLIKSMLSQMAMEIEAARALLYRTAALSDRMEATEIYLASDREDYETDRVTLQAELESGQQLLRFLTPLCKYLATEVANDVSRRGIQIHGGSGFMAESSAAHYHVDSIITTIYEGTSEIQASFALKEMGKGALDPALASLVQDLKSLRKNHPEQVAQLNQGIADIGNALPTMLEDISYAMLNSKRICDMIISVMVGTELLFQADASEEKGALAEAYINRKMLEVEFNAKRILSGDATRLARYDKILGL
- a CDS encoding FIST N-terminal domain-containing protein, which gives rise to MKWCSALSTDENLVSATRSVVDEVHAGMGSLEPNLVLIFVSEQHDSHYREVAALVGGEFPAALIVGCTAGGVIGGGQEKESTCALSLTAASLPGVTLRPFHIDAEELPEAERAPAFWEGRFGSPPDETPCFLLFSDPYSMNIERLVEGLEAAYPGVPAIGGIASGGRAPGENLLYIGSDVHRSGAVGIGFSGNITLETVVSQGCRPVGLPMFVTRSRENILFELDGRPALHVAEEVVEGLDAGDQAAAKGSLLLGLGMGDGQGPFNRGDFLVRNLVGRDEPSGALVVGAMLSDKQVVQFHLRDAGAAREDLAERLGRVGSDFSGALLFSCLSRGAGLYGVSDHDSDQVRAHCGAIPVAGFFANGEIGPVGGETFVHGYTSVIGLFRSRDEATI
- a CDS encoding sulfatase, whose product is MKWIHAIAAVATAFLLNSGCSEPEPRWVVQERLGPERFGLPQGQPVARAIIGATARPVLGVLAEDLHIEKTGVPLVDGVAQFKLDIASEDIPRANLSIQTFTSLGTDVPSLAGTLREKVFWRRLESGWSLDEGKDGYTISIRDERGAEVTGFVNARVFLTQPSPSVQESESFPLPNGSEIRLFFGSTKPAAGHARPQLRYQASLNCDGRASMLILDTEQRIDGSGDSWEQARVGISKGGLNCRLRLEVRSLQGEPSTKGIWAWPEILVKTPGPSVRPNLLMVSLDTLRADHMSGYGYPRQTTPTIDTRLIAEGTTFLEAFSTFPQTDVSHLSLFTGLYPEAQPTRGRLSPGSSITTLAENLRDAGYQTDAITENALISGLFGFWRGFDAFTERSVVQEKLGPTSFANAASYLRENREQQFFLFLHTYQTHDPYDSSPEFDAMFRGDNHWAEGGPPPYVPDVQHKNVDRYDRTIREADSLVDGLLTVLEETGLMDNTLIVLLSDHGESFGEHSLPGHGFAHHDEQLRIPLILRGPGVPADVRIPGSVSLTDVAPTLLDLLNLPELAQGQGESLRSAMSGTPIPDDRDVFFAWYQNDAIGARNREWKSTSTRAETRNYELKTDPFEWHTIKSPSLPADRQKVLDDHKRESSAIRAALAEASAGNPNGTSETQGIPQRMEESLRALGYLD